In Companilactobacillus allii, one genomic interval encodes:
- a CDS encoding alpha/beta hydrolase, with protein sequence MTLLNTSFRTNYLHTYFKATVVIPDTDESDYKVVWLLHGYTADDTTWIRNYNVESLANKYNWAIIMPEGRNSFYTDSDFIPYYSFFTKELVPKMQKLLPISSKPEDNYIAGVSMGGYGALKIGLENPDKFSRIAAMSPVADIEHFRNNPGSPMPLNAFDTIFDSTEKIHDNQLANILDNTNSTDQKILQLCGDDDFMHDDNIELKNQLTKKFKDNYKWMPVNGDHSWTTWVENVDGVFNWLNR encoded by the coding sequence ATGACTTTATTGAACACTAGTTTTCGTACTAATTATTTACACACATATTTTAAAGCAACCGTGGTAATTCCAGATACTGATGAGTCAGATTATAAGGTCGTTTGGTTACTGCACGGTTACACCGCTGACGATACAACTTGGATTAGAAATTATAACGTTGAGAGTCTGGCAAATAAATACAATTGGGCAATCATTATGCCTGAAGGAAGAAACTCATTTTATACTGATTCAGACTTCATTCCCTATTACAGTTTCTTCACCAAAGAATTAGTACCAAAAATGCAAAAGCTATTGCCCATTTCCTCTAAGCCAGAAGACAACTATATTGCCGGTGTAAGTATGGGTGGTTATGGAGCATTGAAGATTGGATTGGAAAATCCTGATAAATTCAGTCGTATCGCTGCAATGTCACCTGTAGCAGATATTGAACATTTTAGAAACAATCCAGGTAGCCCAATGCCACTGAATGCATTTGACACAATTTTTGATTCAACAGAAAAAATTCACGATAATCAACTGGCCAATATTTTGGATAACACGAATTCAACTGATCAAAAAATTCTCCAATTATGTGGTGATGATGACTTTATGCATGATGATAATATCGAATTAAAGAATCAACTTACAAAGAAATTCAAAGATAATTACAAATGGATGCCAGTAAATGGTGATCATTCTTGGACTACTTGGGTTGAAAATGTTGATGGCGTATTTAATTGGCTAAATAGATAG
- a CDS encoding alpha/beta hydrolase yields the protein MTLINMSYRTNYLHTYFKTTIVIPDSNKKEYKAVWLLHGYTGDDTAWIRHANIEKLAREHDWAIIMPEGRNAFYTDSSFIPYYSYFVDELIPKIQGMFPISNKPEDNYIVGSSMGGYGALKIGFTNPDKFSKIAALSPITDIENFKKNPQCPMDEHTFDSIFDSEEKIQANQLTTIFNRLKPNQKVLTLCGDEDYMHEDNVMFKNFLTIHLTNNYTWMPVNGDHSWVTWVKNIDKVFKWLE from the coding sequence ATGACATTAATAAATATGAGTTATCGAACAAATTACTTACATACATACTTTAAAACTACCATTGTAATCCCGGATTCAAATAAAAAAGAATACAAAGCTGTCTGGTTGCTCCACGGATACACTGGGGATGACACGGCTTGGATTAGACATGCAAATATTGAAAAATTAGCACGTGAACATGATTGGGCAATCATCATGCCTGAAGGACGCAATGCTTTTTATACAGATTCTTCCTTTATACCTTATTATTCATATTTTGTAGATGAATTGATCCCGAAAATTCAAGGAATGTTTCCAATTTCTAACAAACCTGAAGATAACTACATTGTGGGATCAAGTATGGGCGGATATGGTGCATTAAAGATTGGTTTTACTAACCCTGATAAATTCAGTAAAATTGCGGCATTGTCACCTATAACAGATATTGAAAATTTCAAAAAGAATCCTCAATGTCCTATGGACGAACATACTTTTGACTCCATATTTGACTCAGAAGAAAAAATTCAAGCTAATCAACTGACTACTATTTTCAATCGACTCAAACCAAATCAAAAAGTCCTAACACTTTGTGGCGATGAAGATTACATGCATGAAGATAATGTCATGTTCAAAAACTTCTTAACTATTCATTTAACTAATAATTATACTTGGATGCCAGTAAATGGCGATCATTCGTGGGTTACATGGGTTAAAAATATCGATAAAGTATTTAAATGGCTAGAATAA
- a CDS encoding MurR/RpiR family transcriptional regulator, which yields MSVIDKLKQESNFTETEQRIAEYILDNQLDMAKITVQDLAKRAYSSHSAVIRLTKKLGFSGFKDFRVVLVKEVQDNQHVISNVNANFPFTATDSAFEIAKNMADLSIESIQKTADKLDKHNLEKVAKILIKSKRIFLFGTGDSQIRARSFQNKFNKIDRYPIVAGEYGEGSWHSLNLDKNDSGVFISYSGRSHEFVQYLNYLKHENRDTILITGDTDSEMAKLSKYVIEVPQTEYNFVKVGTFASQLSFEYVLDTLFAIIYESEYTKNLVDIMKKEKITNKNFDN from the coding sequence GTGTCTGTGATTGATAAATTGAAACAAGAGTCCAATTTTACTGAAACGGAACAAAGAATTGCTGAATATATTTTAGATAATCAACTTGATATGGCAAAAATCACTGTTCAAGATTTGGCCAAAAGAGCTTATTCGTCTCATTCAGCCGTAATAAGATTGACTAAAAAACTTGGATTCTCAGGTTTTAAGGATTTTCGTGTTGTCCTGGTTAAGGAAGTTCAGGACAATCAACATGTAATATCCAATGTTAATGCTAATTTTCCCTTTACGGCGACTGATTCTGCCTTTGAAATTGCTAAAAATATGGCTGATTTATCGATCGAGTCAATTCAAAAAACTGCTGATAAGCTTGATAAACATAATTTGGAAAAAGTAGCCAAGATATTAATCAAGTCTAAGCGAATATTCTTGTTTGGTACAGGAGATTCACAGATCAGAGCACGCAGCTTTCAAAATAAATTCAATAAGATAGACCGTTATCCGATAGTTGCTGGAGAATACGGTGAAGGTAGTTGGCATTCCTTAAATTTGGATAAGAATGATAGTGGCGTATTTATTAGTTATAGTGGTAGGTCACATGAGTTTGTACAATATCTGAATTATTTAAAACATGAGAATAGAGACACTATTTTAATAACTGGTGATACTGATTCTGAGATGGCTAAACTGTCCAAGTATGTAATTGAAGTTCCCCAAACGGAATACAATTTTGTAAAGGTAGGAACATTTGCTTCACAATTGTCATTTGAATATGTGTTGGATACGTTATTTGCAATTATCTATGAAAGTGAATATACAAAGAATCTAGTGGATATAATGAAAAAAGAGAAGATCACCAATAAAAACTTTGACAATTGA
- a CDS encoding Gfo/Idh/MocA family protein codes for MKLAIIGAGMIVKDYLTMVSDIPEIKLNAIVGVEQDVPTMQELSEKYGIKKVFTNYEECLKQADIDTVYVALPNFLHYAYAKKALESGKNVICEKPFTLKLSEMRELKKLALDKNLILVEAITNQYLTNYKELKESLKKIGDIKLIECNYSQYSHRYDAFKEGKILPVFDPKKGGGALMDINIYNIHFIVGILGKPKSVKYMANIERGIDTSGMLILDYGNTKVVCIGSKDTSAKIQTTIQGNAGSVIVNGPTNVLSDFDINLNNGFSKHVDDKINDHRMYEEFKKFNELVADHDMDFVKKELDHSESVMEIVDMALRDADIQLG; via the coding sequence ATGAAATTAGCCATTATAGGAGCTGGAATGATTGTTAAAGATTATTTAACAATGGTTTCAGATATTCCAGAAATTAAATTGAATGCCATTGTTGGAGTTGAACAAGATGTTCCCACGATGCAAGAACTAAGTGAAAAATATGGAATCAAAAAAGTGTTTACAAATTATGAGGAATGTTTGAAACAAGCCGATATTGATACAGTTTATGTTGCTTTACCAAACTTTTTACATTACGCATATGCCAAGAAGGCTTTGGAGTCTGGTAAGAATGTTATTTGTGAAAAGCCGTTCACGCTCAAGTTGTCAGAGATGCGTGAACTTAAAAAATTAGCTTTAGATAAGAATCTAATATTGGTAGAAGCTATAACTAATCAATATTTGACCAATTACAAAGAATTAAAAGAATCACTTAAAAAAATTGGTGATATAAAGTTAATTGAATGTAATTACTCTCAATATTCACACAGATACGATGCTTTCAAGGAAGGTAAAATATTACCAGTCTTTGATCCTAAAAAGGGTGGCGGAGCTTTGATGGATATTAATATCTATAATATTCACTTTATTGTTGGTATCTTAGGAAAACCTAAATCAGTTAAGTATATGGCAAACATTGAAAGAGGTATAGATACTTCAGGTATGCTGATATTGGATTACGGAAATACTAAAGTAGTATGTATAGGGTCTAAGGACACTTCAGCCAAGATTCAAACAACTATTCAAGGTAATGCCGGTTCAGTCATTGTTAATGGACCAACCAATGTTCTATCAGACTTTGATATTAATTTGAATAATGGATTTTCTAAACATGTTGATGATAAGATAAATGATCATCGTATGTATGAGGAATTTAAGAAGTTTAATGAATTGGTAGCAGATCATGATATGGATTTTGTTAAAAAAGAGTTGGATCATAGTGAGTCTGTTATGGAAATTGTAGATATGGCCTTAAGGGATGCAGATATTCAGTTGGGTTAA
- a CDS encoding PTS sugar transporter subunit IIC encodes MQKLMSIFESKMTPIAVKLDQNRYLSAIKNAFMAAMPLLIVGSFFLLFAYMPIDAYSNFMTHTFGKTWQNLFLAPNDVTMNMMSIYVIIGIANELAKSYKIDRISSIFSALAAFFVVTPLSKFVDTDLGTGIPLTNVGASGLFVGMISSILAVEILRYTVKKGWKITMPDSVPLNVSKSFSSLIPIAIIIIVFNFVRIVFASTSFGSVQTFIFNNLQTPLTSLGSTLPATILVILVEGLLWSFGIHGANIVGSIMQPIWLSLTAQNASAVSAGHRIPNIVDYQFYSNFVKVGGSGATFGLVLLLFFFAKSKQFKAIGKLAIIPEIFTINEPIIFGLPIVLNPMLVLPFILTPIIMAIITYYSMKLGIVPYTNGINIPWTTPPIIAGFLVSGWRGALLNVFQIFLSGIIYFPFFKMADNLALKSEIEKEEKLTAKKSEIDSVDLSTTDI; translated from the coding sequence ATGCAAAAATTAATGAGTATTTTTGAGAGCAAGATGACGCCGATTGCCGTCAAGTTGGATCAGAATCGTTATTTATCTGCAATTAAAAACGCCTTTATGGCGGCAATGCCGTTACTTATTGTTGGTTCTTTTTTCCTGTTATTTGCCTATATGCCAATTGATGCATATAGCAATTTTATGACACATACATTTGGTAAAACTTGGCAGAATTTATTTCTGGCACCTAATGATGTAACAATGAATATGATGAGTATTTATGTAATTATTGGTATTGCCAATGAGCTTGCTAAATCATACAAAATAGATAGGATAAGTAGTATTTTTTCAGCACTTGCAGCTTTTTTCGTTGTTACACCGTTATCAAAATTTGTTGATACTGATTTAGGAACTGGTATTCCACTTACTAATGTTGGAGCTTCAGGCTTATTTGTAGGAATGATTTCTTCAATTTTAGCAGTTGAAATTTTAAGATACACAGTTAAAAAAGGCTGGAAAATCACAATGCCTGATTCGGTTCCTTTAAATGTATCTAAATCCTTTTCTTCGCTTATCCCAATAGCCATAATAATTATTGTTTTTAACTTCGTTAGGATTGTTTTTGCTTCAACTAGTTTTGGCAGTGTTCAGACATTTATATTCAATAACTTACAAACACCTCTAACTTCATTAGGTAGTACATTACCAGCAACAATTTTAGTGATTTTGGTAGAAGGGTTACTTTGGAGTTTTGGTATTCATGGAGCCAACATTGTTGGAAGTATTATGCAGCCAATATGGTTATCGCTAACTGCACAAAATGCATCAGCTGTATCGGCCGGACATCGTATTCCCAACATTGTTGACTATCAATTTTATTCAAATTTCGTTAAAGTTGGTGGATCTGGTGCAACTTTTGGACTAGTATTACTGCTATTTTTCTTCGCAAAATCTAAACAATTTAAGGCAATTGGAAAATTGGCGATTATTCCTGAGATATTTACTATCAATGAACCAATAATATTTGGATTACCAATTGTTTTGAATCCTATGTTAGTTTTACCGTTCATTTTGACTCCTATTATTATGGCAATTATTACTTACTATTCAATGAAACTAGGAATTGTTCCTTATACAAATGGGATTAATATTCCGTGGACCACACCACCGATTATTGCTGGATTTTTAGTTAGTGGTTGGCGTGGTGCACTATTAAATGTTTTTCAAATCTTTTTAAGTGGAATTATATATTTTCCGTTTTTTAAGATGGCTGATAATTTGGCACTAAAAAGTGAAATAGAGAAAGAAGAAAAATTGACTGCTAAAAAATCAGAGATTGATTCAGTTGATTTAAGTACCACAGATATATGA
- a CDS encoding Gfo/Idh/MocA family oxidoreductase translates to MLTMGFIGNGKSVNRYHLPFVLNKDNIKVKTIYAPSKGVWKKIEGVKYTQNIDDVLNDPEIQLVTVSVPANLHYSLAKEALEAGKNVLLEKPFVSTSKEAKELFALAKSKHLFLQCYQNRRFDSDFLTLQKVIKSGVLGDILEVESTYDYYRPYVPENVKEFSIGTSYLYGHGCHTIDQILSFFGNPDSIHYDVRQLLGKNRMNDYFDLDMYYGVMKVSVKSSYFRIKPRPSFVVYGKKGMFIKQDMDHQEIDLKHFYMPDNDDFGIDDPKDYGTLTYYDDDNNYHEEKVVSEIGDYSRVYQGVYDSIINGADKIVKDEETIKQIEILEEGIRQMK, encoded by the coding sequence ATGTTAACAATGGGATTTATCGGAAATGGCAAGAGTGTTAATCGTTATCATTTACCGTTTGTATTAAACAAAGACAATATTAAAGTCAAAACCATTTATGCGCCATCAAAAGGGGTTTGGAAAAAAATTGAAGGTGTTAAATATACCCAAAATATTGATGATGTATTAAATGATCCAGAAATTCAATTAGTTACAGTCAGTGTACCGGCAAATTTACATTATTCGCTAGCCAAAGAGGCACTTGAAGCAGGTAAGAATGTCTTACTTGAAAAGCCATTTGTATCTACATCTAAAGAGGCAAAAGAATTATTTGCATTGGCTAAAAGTAAGCATTTGTTTTTACAATGCTATCAAAATAGACGCTTTGATTCTGATTTTCTAACTCTCCAAAAAGTTATTAAGAGTGGTGTCTTAGGAGATATTTTAGAGGTTGAGTCAACATATGACTATTATCGTCCATATGTGCCCGAGAATGTAAAAGAGTTTTCGATTGGGACGAGTTATTTATACGGACATGGATGCCATACAATAGATCAAATTTTGTCGTTCTTCGGTAATCCTGATTCAATCCATTATGATGTTCGTCAGTTACTGGGGAAGAATAGAATGAATGATTACTTTGATTTGGACATGTACTATGGCGTGATGAAAGTGTCAGTTAAATCAAGTTACTTTAGAATCAAACCTCGTCCTAGCTTTGTTGTTTATGGTAAAAAAGGAATGTTTATAAAGCAAGATATGGATCATCAAGAAATTGACCTCAAACACTTTTATATGCCAGACAATGATGATTTTGGAATAGACGATCCCAAGGATTATGGAACTCTTACGTATTACGATGATGACAATAATTATCATGAAGAAAAAGTCGTCTCAGAAATTGGCGATTACAGTCGAGTATATCAAGGTGTTTATGATTCTATTATTAATGGTGCAGACAAAATAGTTAAGGATGAAGAAACAATTAAGCAAATTGAAATACTTGAAGAAGGAATTAGACAGATGAAGTGA
- a CDS encoding citrate lyase holo-[acyl-carrier protein] synthase — protein MIDIFSEGFEQSDAQINFSHVANVGERKYLSDEVPDYGSLVSAKLNIPGPIKNNQYLSNIFEKGFTEFIKDFKIEKKIVWDIATGPQAFAIVGADAQIVKNSAVIFENINPLGVLFDIDVYIVHGDTLGALRRDDIRIPPRENIYKEATTLKEKRDIVCKLINKNIDVIE, from the coding sequence ATGATTGATATTTTTTCAGAAGGCTTTGAGCAAAGTGATGCCCAAATAAATTTTAGTCATGTAGCAAATGTTGGTGAGAGAAAGTATCTTTCCGATGAAGTGCCTGATTATGGATCACTAGTAAGTGCAAAGTTGAATATTCCTGGACCAATCAAAAACAATCAATATTTGAGTAATATTTTTGAAAAAGGTTTCACTGAATTTATCAAAGATTTTAAGATTGAAAAGAAAATTGTCTGGGATATCGCAACTGGTCCTCAAGCTTTTGCAATTGTTGGTGCAGATGCTCAGATCGTTAAAAATTCAGCTGTTATTTTTGAAAATATCAATCCATTAGGTGTTTTATTTGATATTGACGTATATATTGTTCATGGAGATACGTTAGGTGCTTTAAGGCGTGATGATATTAGGATACCACCACGTGAGAATATTTATAAAGAGGCCACGACCCTGAAAGAAAAACGTGATATTGTATGTAAGCTGATTAATAAAAATATCGATGTGATTGAATAG
- a CDS encoding APC family permease produces MEKTSTNHKMGFWTILLFGINGIIGSGIFLLPNQGMKLFGPASLIVLVFDAFLILTIGLCLAEDASLFDETGGPYVYAKAAFGNFVGYEVGFVTWAIRIIAEGTMYVGFATALGGIFTSLNNTVSKDIVVTVIAIVLMAMNISGLKVTSIINNTITISKLLPLVIFIAIGIWFIKGSNFTPFLPSKVANSSSFAVASMTMFYAFTGVEGAVVAAGEMKNPEKNLPRALIVILLVVASFYLLIQAVCIGVLGSSLANSVAPVQDAFAKILGNFGKYLIAAGTLLSIGGICVSSSFITPRSGVAMANHGMMPAILKRKNSKGSPYIAIIVSTILGWTIAMSGTFATLAQISAVSRFAQYIPACIAVLVFRKTMKNRPTGFKIPFGWTIPIIAVVVSIWLLINTEAINLIWGLGALVVAIPFYFITKKNFID; encoded by the coding sequence ATGGAAAAAACTAGTACAAATCACAAAATGGGTTTTTGGACGATTTTATTATTTGGTATTAACGGAATTATTGGCTCAGGTATTTTTTTATTACCCAATCAAGGTATGAAGCTTTTTGGACCAGCAAGTTTGATAGTTTTGGTGTTTGATGCATTTTTAATACTTACGATTGGACTTTGTTTGGCTGAAGACGCTAGTTTATTTGACGAAACTGGTGGTCCATATGTTTATGCAAAAGCGGCATTTGGGAACTTTGTAGGTTATGAAGTTGGCTTTGTTACTTGGGCTATTAGGATTATTGCGGAAGGTACAATGTATGTTGGTTTTGCCACAGCACTAGGTGGTATTTTTACTTCGTTGAATAATACCGTATCAAAAGACATTGTAGTTACTGTAATTGCCATAGTTTTGATGGCAATGAATATTTCTGGATTGAAGGTTACATCAATTATTAACAATACAATTACCATCTCTAAGCTATTACCATTAGTAATATTTATTGCTATAGGTATCTGGTTTATTAAAGGGAGTAATTTCACACCATTTTTGCCAAGTAAAGTTGCCAATTCAAGTTCGTTTGCGGTTGCTTCAATGACGATGTTTTATGCATTTACAGGTGTTGAAGGTGCAGTCGTTGCCGCAGGTGAAATGAAGAACCCTGAAAAGAATTTACCACGTGCATTAATTGTTATCTTGTTAGTAGTAGCGTCGTTTTATTTATTGATTCAAGCAGTATGTATCGGGGTATTAGGAAGTAGTTTGGCCAATAGTGTTGCCCCTGTTCAAGATGCTTTTGCCAAAATTTTGGGTAATTTTGGTAAATATCTAATTGCTGCTGGTACATTATTATCGATCGGTGGTATCTGTGTTTCTTCATCGTTCATCACACCTAGATCAGGTGTTGCCATGGCCAATCATGGTATGATGCCTGCAATTCTAAAAAGGAAGAACAGTAAAGGATCACCCTATATTGCCATCATTGTTTCAACAATATTAGGTTGGACCATTGCCATGTCAGGAACATTTGCCACTCTAGCGCAAATTAGTGCAGTTTCCAGATTTGCACAATATATACCTGCATGTATTGCTGTTTTAGTATTTAGAAAGACTATGAAGAATAGACCAACTGGATTCAAGATTCCATTTGGTTGGACAATTCCGATTATTGCGGTAGTAGTATCGATCTGGCTATTGATCAATACAGAAGCAATCAATTTAATTTGGGGACTTGGTGCCTTGGTAGTAGCAATTCCATTTTATTTCATTACCAAAAAGAATTTTATTGATTAG
- a CDS encoding gamma-glutamyl-gamma-aminobutyrate hydrolase family protein: MSKIIGITADVFLEATAVINQKSADFVPRPIVDAVLTAGGIPISLPYIPVDKVDSLLEKLDGIIFTGGPDVDPTFMGEEPIPKLGTTNRNRDIFEIALIKKAVEKHIPILGICRGAQIINIALGGSVYQDLTTQYGEPTLLKHHQNAPGNQPTHHVDIKKSILQNSVGLTSFVNSRHHQAIKEPAPSVKVVATASDGVIEAIENDDASVQAVQWHPENMWQEYPKQLAIFKDFIART; encoded by the coding sequence ATGAGCAAAATAATTGGTATTACAGCTGACGTATTCTTAGAGGCAACAGCAGTCATTAATCAAAAGTCGGCTGACTTTGTCCCGCGTCCTATAGTAGATGCCGTGTTAACAGCTGGTGGAATCCCGATTAGCTTGCCATATATTCCAGTAGACAAAGTTGATTCATTGCTTGAAAAGCTTGATGGCATCATATTCACTGGTGGTCCTGATGTGGATCCGACATTTATGGGTGAAGAACCCATTCCAAAATTGGGAACAACAAATCGTAATCGAGATATTTTTGAAATAGCATTAATAAAAAAAGCCGTTGAAAAACATATCCCTATCTTAGGAATCTGTCGTGGTGCTCAAATTATTAACATTGCACTAGGTGGTAGCGTTTATCAGGATTTAACAACTCAATATGGTGAACCCACATTGCTGAAGCATCATCAAAATGCACCAGGTAATCAACCGACACATCATGTTGATATAAAGAAATCTATATTACAAAATTCTGTTGGGTTAACATCATTTGTAAATTCTAGACACCATCAGGCAATTAAAGAACCAGCCCCAAGTGTAAAGGTCGTTGCTACAGCATCAGATGGTGTTATAGAGGCCATTGAAAATGACGATGCAAGTGTACAGGCAGTCCAATGGCATCCTGAAAATATGTGGCAGGAATATCCTAAACAGCTAGCAATATTCAAGGACTTTATCGCTAGAACCTAA
- the dhaM gene encoding dihydroxyacetone kinase phosphoryl donor subunit DhaM, producing the protein MKFGIVIVSHSNKIAEGVKELIAEAAPNVSITTAGGTDDNEIGSSIQKVQEAVDSNTGDEILAFYDLGSSKMNLDMVSEMSDKVIHRFDVALVEGAYAAATMAQVDSPLEIIENSVKDLKIK; encoded by the coding sequence ATGAAATTTGGAATAGTAATTGTATCTCATTCGAACAAAATTGCTGAAGGTGTTAAAGAACTAATTGCTGAGGCAGCACCAAATGTATCTATAACAACTGCTGGTGGAACAGATGATAATGAAATCGGAAGTTCTATACAAAAAGTACAAGAGGCAGTAGATAGTAATACTGGTGATGAAATATTAGCCTTTTACGACTTGGGTAGTTCCAAAATGAATCTTGATATGGTTTCAGAGATGAGTGATAAAGTTATACATCGTTTTGATGTTGCTTTAGTTGAAGGTGCCTACGCAGCAGCAACCATGGCACAAGTTGATTCACCATTAGAAATCATAGAAAACAGTGTTAAAGATTTAAAAATAAAATAA
- the dhaL gene encoding dihydroxyacetone kinase subunit DhaL, whose protein sequence is MKLELEQSQKWVELFVQKLETNKAYLNELDTAIGDGDHGTNMDRGAKAITESLSKKTPNTVSDLYKAVAFAMIQKVGGASGPLYGTAFLDMSKAVKTENIELSDLIQVGSDGIKRRGESDVKMKTMIDVWQPIADDLKSNKLDKANVDTALNSTKDMVATKGRASYLEEKSKGHLDPGSQSSAYLFESLVDVLGDN, encoded by the coding sequence ATGAAACTTGAATTAGAACAGTCACAAAAGTGGGTTGAATTATTTGTTCAAAAACTCGAAACAAATAAGGCGTATTTAAATGAATTGGATACAGCGATAGGTGACGGTGATCATGGTACAAACATGGACCGTGGTGCGAAAGCAATCACTGAATCATTATCTAAAAAAACTCCAAATACTGTATCTGATCTGTATAAGGCAGTAGCCTTTGCCATGATTCAAAAAGTCGGTGGAGCTTCTGGACCATTGTATGGAACAGCATTTCTTGATATGTCTAAGGCCGTAAAAACTGAAAATATTGAATTATCTGATTTGATTCAAGTTGGTTCAGATGGCATAAAACGTCGCGGTGAATCTGATGTTAAAATGAAAACTATGATAGATGTCTGGCAACCAATCGCTGATGATTTGAAATCAAATAAATTAGATAAAGCAAATGTGGATACAGCTTTGAATTCAACCAAAGATATGGTGGCAACAAAGGGACGTGCTAGTTATTTAGAGGAAAAATCAAAAGGTCATTTGGATCCGGGATCACAATCTAGCGCCTACTTATTTGAATCATTAGTAGACGTATTAGGAGATAATTGA
- the dhaK gene encoding dihydroxyacetone kinase subunit DhaK, which produces MKKIINNVEDIVPEMISGLVRTNSDLLKEIEGTTAVVRNDKLFSEHKQVGIVSGGGSGHEPLHAGFVGDGMLSAAVAGEVFTSPTPDQIYEAICAVDQGLGVLLIVKNYSGDIMNFDMAKEMAEADDIKIATVVVDDDISVKNSEFTQGKRGVAGTALVEKIIGAAARLGESLDELVKLGKSVVDNTKTIGIALHAATVPAVGHPGFELKDDEIEYGIGIHNERGYSVEKIQPAKELAHELIEKIIKEFDDKSGKFAVLINGMGGTPLMEQYIFANNVLDELESKNIDVEFSKVGNLVTSLDMQGISLTIMKANDDWIDKLKEPVVTIGW; this is translated from the coding sequence ATGAAAAAGATCATCAATAATGTTGAGGACATTGTCCCTGAAATGATTTCTGGGTTGGTTAGAACTAATTCTGATCTATTGAAAGAAATTGAGGGAACTACTGCTGTGGTGAGAAACGATAAGTTGTTTTCTGAACACAAGCAAGTTGGTATAGTATCTGGTGGTGGAAGTGGACATGAGCCATTACATGCAGGATTTGTCGGTGATGGAATGCTTTCAGCTGCCGTTGCAGGGGAGGTATTTACATCACCAACACCGGATCAAATTTATGAAGCTATTTGTGCTGTTGACCAAGGACTTGGTGTGTTGCTGATAGTTAAGAATTATTCTGGCGATATTATGAACTTTGATATGGCAAAGGAAATGGCTGAGGCAGATGATATAAAAATTGCTACCGTTGTTGTAGATGATGATATATCTGTTAAAAATAGTGAATTTACTCAAGGTAAACGTGGTGTAGCAGGTACTGCATTGGTTGAGAAGATTATCGGTGCGGCAGCACGTTTGGGTGAAAGCCTAGATGAATTAGTAAAACTAGGAAAAAGTGTAGTTGATAATACTAAGACTATTGGTATTGCATTGCATGCGGCAACTGTGCCAGCTGTTGGCCATCCAGGGTTTGAATTGAAAGATGACGAAATAGAATATGGTATAGGTATTCATAATGAACGTGGATATTCAGTTGAAAAAATCCAACCGGCTAAAGAATTAGCACATGAATTGATTGAAAAAATCATTAAAGAATTTGATGATAAATCTGGTAAGTTTGCTGTTTTGATAAATGGTATGGGTGGTACTCCATTGATGGAACAATATATATTTGCCAATAATGTTTTGGATGAGTTGGAATCAAAAAATATTGATGTTGAATTCAGTAAAGTTGGTAATCTTGTAACTTCCCTTGATATGCAAGGAATCTCACTAACAATCATGAAAGCAAATGATGATTGGATCGATAAATTAAAGGAGCCGGTCGTTACGATTGGTTGGTAA